AAATCATTTGTTAGCCCTTATAATCTTGTTAAAGAAGTTGCTATAAAAGAAGATCCAAAAAATATAATTGTTTACGATACTACCTTAAGGGATGGAGAACAAACTCCCGGGATTTGCTTTACACCTGATGAGAAACTTGAAATAGCCATCAAGTTAGATGAACTGGGCGTTCCTCAAATCGAAGCAGGTTTTCCAGTTGTATCAGATGGGGAAAGAAGGGCTATAAGAAATATAATGAAACAATCCTTAAATTCAGAGATACTTGCATTAACTAGGACTTTAAAGAGTGACATAGACGTTGCTTTATCATGTGATGTTGATGGTATAATCACCTTTATAGGGACTTCGGACCTTCATTTAAAATATAAATTAAAAATGACTAGAGAACAAGCACTCTCTAGAGCTATCGAAGCTGTAGAGTATGGTAAAAGCCATGGCATTTTTGTTGCATTTACAGCGGAAGATTCTACAAGAACAGATTTAGATTTTTTATTTGAACTTTTTAAACAAGCAACTGATGCTGGTGCAGATAGAGTCCATATAGCAGATACAACTGGTTCGATAAGGCCTATGGGGATGAAATATCTTGTTACCCAGATAAAAAATAATATTGATAATACTCTAGGTATACATTGCCATGATGATTTTGGTCTTGCAGTTGCAAACTCTCTCGCAGCATTTGAATCTGGGGCTAGGGCTATATCTACAACTGTAAATGGTATTGGGGAAAGAGCAGGCAACGCTTCTCTTGAGGAAATAATTATGGGCCTAAGACTCTTATATGGAATAGAAATGCCCTTCAAATATGAAGTAATATATGAACTTTCAAGATTAGTTGAAAAAT
Above is a window of Methanofastidiosum sp. DNA encoding:
- the aksA gene encoding homoaconitate hydratase (in Methanococcus jannaschii this protein catalyzes the condensation of alpha-ketoglutarate and acetyl-CoA to form trans-homoaconitate; functions in alphaketosuberate synthesis which is a precursor in coenzyme B and biotin synthesis), which codes for MKSFVSPYNLVKEVAIKEDPKNIIVYDTTLRDGEQTPGICFTPDEKLEIAIKLDELGVPQIEAGFPVVSDGERRAIRNIMKQSLNSEILALTRTLKSDIDVALSCDVDGIITFIGTSDLHLKYKLKMTREQALSRAIEAVEYGKSHGIFVAFTAEDSTRTDLDFLFELFKQATDAGADRVHIADTTGSIRPMGMKYLVTQIKNNIDNTLGIHCHDDFGLAVANSLAAFESGARAISTTVNGIGERAGNASLEEIIMGLRLLYGIEMPFKYEVIYELSRLVEKYTTMPVPKNKAIVGDNVFSHESGIHVSAVRAEPLTYEPYMPEFVGQKRRIILGKHCGISCIDYKLEELGLSIPQNEKENLILKIKEMAERGAKVGDKEFKNMAQEILAKG